One Coffea arabica cultivar ET-39 chromosome 5e, Coffea Arabica ET-39 HiFi, whole genome shotgun sequence DNA segment encodes these proteins:
- the LOC113687486 gene encoding tabersonine 16-hydroxylase 1 yields the protein MNDNDLIFAYSPNLVSANVLFYNSTDIAFSPYGDYWRQLRKICTLELLSSRQIQTFRSIREEEASNMIRSISSQEGLAVNLSTMISSLAFSIVAQAAYGKRSKYHNEFMSAIKDVTKLMGGFSIVDVYPSIKILEKITGMRHKLQRTHKIADKALENILNEHRVKRAESKPGNGEAKEDLVDVLLRIQQSGEFSAPLTDNNIKAVIFLEVSDNSAQDVFSGGSESSATTLMWSVAEMINNPEVLKRVQDEVREIYADRGNVDESRIHKLKYLQAVIKEVFQLHPAAPLLVPRECSEKCEIYGYEIPVKTRVIINAWAIMRDPKRWIEPEKFYPERFLDSEIDFRGQNFSYIPLVQEEGSVLASHLL from the exons ATGAATGACAACGACCTTATATTTGCATATAGTCCTAATCTTGTTTCAGCAAATGTATTGTTTTATAATTCTACAGATATTGCCTTTTCCCCATATGGAGATTATTGGAGACAACTGCGAAAGATTTGTACATTGGAGCTTCTAAGTTCAAGGCAGATCCAAACGTTCCGATCAATTAGGGAAGAGGAGGCCTCAAATATGATTAGATCAATCTCTTCACAAGAGGGTTTGGCTGTCAATCTCAGCACCATGATCTCATCGCTAGCATTTAGCATCGTTGCTCAGGCTGCTTATGGTAAAAGAAGCAAATATCACAATGAGTTCATGTCAGCAATAAAGGATGTGACAAAGCTTATGGGAGGTTTCAGCATAGTAGACGTGTATCCCTCTATCAAAATACTTGAAAAGATCACTGGAATGAGGCATAAGCTACAGAGGACTCACAAGATAGCTGATAAAGCACTTGAAAACATTCTCAATGAGCACAGAGTCAAGAGAGCGGAATCAAAACCCGGTAATGGAGAAGCAAAGGAGGATCTGGTTGATGTTCTTCTAAGGATTCAACAATCTGGGGAATTTAGTGCTCCACTTACTGATAATAACATCAAAGCAGTCATCTTT cttgaggtttctgataatTCTGCTCAGGACGTGTTCAGTGGAGGGAGCGAGTCATCAGCAACAACTTTGATGTGGTCAGTTGCTGAAATGATTAACAATCCAGAAGTACTTAAAAGAGTGCAAGATGAGGTTCGAGAAATCTATGCAGACAGAGGAAACGTTGATGAATCTCGAATTCATAAATTGAAATACTTGCAAGCAGTCATCAAAGAAGTTTTTCAATTGCACCCTGCAGCTCCACTATTAGTTCCAAGGGAATGTAGCGAAAAATGTGAAATATATGGATATGAAATACCTGTGAAAACAAGAGTCATTATTAATGCCTGGGCAATTATGCGAGATCCCAAGCGCTGGATTGAACCTGAGAAATTCTACCCAGAGCGATTTCTTGACTCTGAAATTGATTTCAGGGGACAGAATTTTAGTTACATCCCATTGGTGCAGGAAGAAGGATCTGTCCTGGCATCTCATTTGCTCTGA